Proteins from a single region of Companilactobacillus farciminis KCTC 3681 = DSM 20184:
- the gnd gene encoding phosphogluconate dehydrogenase (NAD(+)-dependent, decarboxylating) — protein sequence MQISMVGLGKMGLNLAENILDNGYKVAGFDINSDVREKASKKGIHTFDSIESLVEEMDQESIVWVMLPAGKITDDSVNKLSNLMHENDILIDGGNSAYKDSIRHNELLKKRGIIYFDVGTSGGTNGARNCGNFMIGGDNKKAFSKIEPIFEKISTKNGYLYTGKAGSGHYLKMIHNGIEYGMMEAIAEGFDILEHSQFDYDNESVARVWSNGSVIRGWLMELAQSAFSKDSDLENIKGIMHSSGEGRWTVDEALELKVPTPVIATSLMMRYRSMEDDTFTGKVVAALRNEFGGHPIDKIE from the coding sequence ATGCAAATATCTATGGTTGGCTTAGGCAAGATGGGATTAAATCTTGCGGAAAATATATTGGACAATGGTTATAAAGTGGCAGGATTTGACATTAATTCTGACGTTAGAGAAAAAGCGTCAAAAAAAGGAATCCATACATTTGACTCAATAGAGAGTTTAGTTGAAGAAATGGATCAAGAAAGTATTGTTTGGGTAATGCTTCCAGCAGGAAAAATTACAGACGATTCTGTCAATAAATTAAGTAATTTAATGCATGAAAATGATATTTTGATTGATGGCGGAAATTCTGCATATAAAGATTCCATCAGGCATAATGAATTGCTCAAGAAAAGAGGAATTATCTATTTTGATGTTGGAACTTCCGGAGGAACAAATGGCGCCAGAAACTGTGGGAATTTCATGATTGGTGGGGATAATAAAAAAGCATTTTCAAAAATTGAGCCAATTTTTGAAAAAATCTCTACTAAGAATGGATATCTATATACCGGCAAAGCTGGAAGTGGCCATTATCTAAAAATGATTCATAACGGTATTGAGTATGGAATGATGGAAGCAATCGCAGAAGGTTTTGATATTTTAGAACATAGCCAATTTGATTACGATAATGAGTCTGTGGCAAGGGTCTGGAGTAATGGTTCAGTAATAAGAGGCTGGTTGATGGAATTAGCTCAGTCAGCTTTCTCAAAAGATAGCGATTTAGAGAACATAAAAGGAATTATGCACTCTTCTGGAGAAGGAAGATGGACTGTTGACGAAGCTCTAGAATTAAAAGTACCAACTCCTGTAATAGCAACATCCTTAATGATGCGATATAGATCAATGGAAGACGACACATTTACAGGAAAAGTTGTCGCAGCTTTAAGAAATGAATTTGGTGGTCATCCAATCGATAAAATTGAATGA
- a CDS encoding helix-turn-helix domain-containing protein, which produces MDKKIRLLNSFGITNNEAKVYITLLQMDASTGYKISKSSGIPR; this is translated from the coding sequence ATGGATAAGAAAATTAGATTACTCAATAGTTTTGGTATTACAAATAATGAGGCAAAAGTTTATATCACACTTCTGCAGATGGACGCATCTACTGGATATAAAATAAGTAAATCCTCCGGAATACCACGATAA
- a CDS encoding alpha-glucoside-specific PTS transporter subunit IIBC: MMAKFQRFGGAMFTPVVFFVFSGIIVGLTAVFTNPAIMGDLAKEGTAWYTIWKIIDSGGWTVFNNMEVLFVIGLPLGLANKAKERASLEAFVVYMTFNYFVNQILQMFGKNVGVNINSDSATSGLKMIAGVKTLDTGVIGAILIAGIVVWLHNRYFDVRLPDWLGVFQGSAFVAMIGFFLMIPVAALFVWVWPVLQHGILQMQYFMVKSGNFGVFTYIFLEKALLPLGLHHFIYAPFQYGPAVIEGGTTLYWVKHISQFAASTKPLIQLFPEGGFAMQGMSNIFGIPGIALAFYSTAIPKNRKKLLALIVPGVLTAAFAGITEPFDYTFLFIAPALFFVHAFLAASLATTMYAFGVTGDMSAGLIDIAAKNYIPMWANHWQTYAIQWAIGIIFIGIYFVVFRFLILKFDFKTPGRSDDEMVNMFTKDDYKKKKSHSQNDNEKRNPFEVAAGAYINLLGGASNIQSVNNCFTRLRLTISNPELLATDNQFIAVGAKGVVRNKNAVQVIIGPDVTNVREEVDNLIENGGWEDFNPSKIVSDQQEENYSSYTATEAQLFAPVDGLFIGLDQLNDEVFSKKMLGDGFAIKPTNGNIYSSVEGVVESIFPTKHAIGIKSNCGAEILLHLGLDTVELEGKPFNILIKEGDHITEKTKVAEMDIDSIKKAGKEPDVINVITNMDQYKMSAIKKENNTEIKHGDPLVVLYQK; the protein is encoded by the coding sequence ATGATGGCTAAGTTTCAGCGCTTTGGTGGCGCAATGTTTACACCCGTTGTATTTTTTGTATTTTCTGGAATAATTGTAGGGCTGACGGCAGTTTTCACCAATCCAGCTATTATGGGAGATTTAGCTAAAGAAGGGACTGCCTGGTATACTATTTGGAAAATCATTGATTCCGGTGGGTGGACTGTTTTTAACAATATGGAGGTGCTTTTTGTTATTGGTTTACCGTTAGGGTTAGCAAATAAGGCAAAAGAAAGAGCATCTTTAGAAGCATTTGTAGTATATATGACTTTTAATTATTTTGTAAATCAAATTTTACAGATGTTTGGAAAAAATGTTGGAGTTAATATTAACTCGGATTCAGCAACAAGTGGTTTGAAAATGATTGCTGGTGTTAAGACATTAGATACCGGTGTTATCGGAGCTATTCTAATTGCTGGAATTGTTGTATGGCTTCACAATAGATACTTTGACGTAAGACTTCCTGATTGGCTTGGTGTCTTTCAAGGATCTGCATTTGTTGCCATGATTGGATTTTTCCTGATGATTCCCGTTGCTGCGCTTTTTGTTTGGGTATGGCCCGTACTACAACATGGAATTCTACAAATGCAATATTTCATGGTTAAATCAGGTAATTTTGGTGTATTTACGTATATCTTCCTAGAGAAAGCTTTATTACCATTAGGTTTGCATCACTTTATTTATGCTCCATTCCAATATGGCCCCGCTGTAATTGAAGGTGGCACAACATTATATTGGGTAAAACATATCAGTCAATTTGCAGCATCAACAAAGCCTCTAATTCAATTATTCCCAGAAGGTGGCTTTGCTATGCAAGGTATGAGTAACATCTTTGGCATTCCGGGTATTGCGTTAGCATTTTACTCAACTGCAATACCAAAGAATAGAAAGAAATTACTTGCCCTAATCGTACCTGGTGTTCTTACCGCTGCGTTTGCTGGCATTACAGAACCATTTGATTATACGTTCTTATTTATTGCTCCAGCATTATTCTTCGTGCATGCATTCTTGGCAGCATCATTAGCTACAACAATGTATGCCTTCGGTGTTACTGGTGATATGTCCGCCGGACTAATAGATATCGCAGCAAAAAATTACATCCCTATGTGGGCAAACCACTGGCAAACATATGCAATACAGTGGGCGATTGGTATCATTTTTATTGGAATCTATTTTGTAGTCTTTAGATTTTTAATACTTAAATTTGATTTCAAAACACCTGGTAGATCAGATGATGAAATGGTTAACATGTTTACAAAAGATGACTACAAAAAGAAAAAATCACATTCTCAGAATGATAATGAAAAGAGAAATCCATTTGAAGTTGCTGCAGGTGCATATATTAACCTGCTAGGTGGTGCTTCTAACATACAGTCAGTAAACAATTGTTTTACACGGCTCAGATTGACAATAAGTAATCCAGAATTGTTGGCAACCGATAATCAATTTATTGCTGTCGGAGCTAAAGGCGTTGTAAGAAATAAAAATGCTGTACAAGTTATCATTGGACCAGACGTAACAAATGTTCGAGAAGAGGTTGATAATTTAATTGAAAATGGAGGTTGGGAGGATTTCAATCCTTCTAAAATAGTATCCGACCAACAGGAAGAAAATTACTCCTCATACACAGCTACCGAAGCACAGCTTTTTGCGCCTGTTGACGGTCTGTTCATTGGATTAGATCAATTAAACGATGAAGTATTTTCAAAGAAAATGTTAGGTGATGGTTTTGCCATAAAACCAACAAATGGAAACATTTATTCCAGTGTTGAGGGTGTTGTTGAATCAATATTCCCTACAAAACATGCTATTGGCATAAAGAGTAATTGTGGAGCGGAAATACTACTTCATCTTGGTCTTGATACAGTTGAGTTGGAAGGTAAACCATTTAATATTCTAATAAAAGAAGGTGACCATATTACTGAAAAGACTAAAGTTGCAGAAATGGATATTGATTCAATTAAGAAAGCTGGTAAAGAACCTGATGTTATCAATGTAATAACTAATATGGATCAATACAAAATGAGCGCTATAAAGAAAGAAAATAATACGGAAATCAAACATGGAGATCCGTTAGTTGTTTTATACCAAAAATAA
- a CDS encoding 6-phospho-alpha-glucosidase has product MKKFSILIAGGGSTFTPGIVMMLLDNLDRFPIDSLKLYDNDEERQAKLGRALDIVLKEKAPEIKFSYTIDPKEAFKNVDFVFAHIRSGKYRMRELDEKIPLQHHVVGQETCGPGGIAYGMRSIGDIIELIDYMEAYSPNAWMLNYSNPASIVAEACRQLRPDSRILNICDMPVGTLRRMSQIVGLTPNDLEVKYFGLNHFGWWTSVKDHDGHEYLPEIRDYVAEHGYLTKVEVDTQHMDASWQATHKKAKDLLAVDPRFLPNTYLKYYLYPDYVVEESDPNYTRANEVMDGREKNVFSAAKRIVDAGTSSVGEFNIDSHASFIVDLARAIAYNTHERMLLIVENNGAIANFDDDAMVEVPCIVGNDGPEPLSQGNIPLFQRGMMYEQVTVEKLAVQAWIEHDYQKLWQALSLSKTVPSAQVAKELLDDLIEANKEFWPELKRPDKKYGLISEVGEEEPV; this is encoded by the coding sequence ATGAAAAAATTCTCAATTTTAATTGCTGGTGGTGGAAGTACATTTACACCAGGTATTGTAATGATGTTATTGGACAATTTAGATAGATTTCCAATCGATTCACTAAAACTTTACGATAATGATGAAGAAAGACAAGCTAAACTTGGTAGAGCTTTAGATATTGTGTTGAAAGAAAAAGCTCCAGAAATTAAATTTTCTTATACTATTGATCCTAAAGAAGCTTTTAAGAATGTCGACTTTGTATTTGCACATATTCGTTCCGGTAAGTATCGCATGCGTGAACTTGATGAAAAGATTCCACTACAACATCATGTAGTAGGTCAAGAAACATGTGGCCCTGGTGGAATTGCTTATGGTATGAGAAGTATTGGAGATATTATTGAATTGATCGACTATATGGAGGCGTATTCTCCAAATGCTTGGATGTTGAATTATTCAAATCCGGCATCCATTGTTGCTGAGGCATGCCGTCAATTAAGACCTGATTCAAGAATCTTAAATATTTGTGATATGCCAGTGGGAACACTAAGAAGAATGTCACAAATTGTTGGATTAACGCCAAATGATTTGGAGGTTAAATACTTCGGATTAAATCACTTTGGTTGGTGGACAAGCGTTAAGGACCACGATGGTCATGAATATTTACCAGAAATTAGAGATTATGTTGCGGAGCATGGATATTTAACAAAGGTTGAAGTAGATACACAACACATGGATGCTAGTTGGCAAGCTACTCATAAAAAAGCTAAAGATTTATTAGCAGTTGACCCTCGATTCTTACCAAATACGTATCTAAAATATTATCTATATCCTGATTATGTTGTCGAAGAATCAGATCCAAACTATACAAGAGCCAACGAAGTTATGGATGGAAGAGAGAAAAATGTTTTCTCAGCAGCAAAACGTATTGTTGATGCGGGAACTTCATCAGTAGGAGAATTTAACATTGATAGTCATGCTTCATTCATTGTGGACTTAGCAAGAGCAATTGCATACAACACTCACGAAAGAATGTTATTGATTGTTGAAAACAATGGTGCCATTGCAAACTTTGATGATGACGCTATGGTCGAGGTTCCATGTATCGTCGGTAATGATGGTCCAGAACCGCTATCTCAAGGAAATATTCCATTATTCCAACGTGGGATGATGTACGAACAAGTAACTGTTGAAAAATTAGCTGTACAAGCCTGGATTGAACACGATTATCAAAAATTATGGCAAGCCTTATCTCTATCTAAAACTGTTCCAAGTGCTCAAGTTGCTAAAGAATTGTTGGATGATTTAATTGAAGCCAACAAAGAATTCTGGCCAGAGTTGAAGAGACCAGATAAAAAGTATGGCTTGATTTCAGAAGTTGGGGAAGAAGAACCAGTATAG
- a CDS encoding PTS transporter subunit EIIC, which translates to MKEKVMNGLQRFSKAMFIPVLILPIAGILIAIGNIFTNQKLLEAVPFLNNPITTGFGTILSGSLVSILTNLGVIFCVGLAVGLAKKKKAEAGFTALLAFLVFINAMNKFMELNKTLISAKDLQGTGQTMVLGVQILDMGVFLGIILGIIVGIVHNRFIDTEFKSAFQIYGGSRFVFIVIIPVTVLLAILLTYIWPIIQTGISSMGGFIKQTGNFGIFLYGSLERLLIPTGLHHLVYTPFLYTSLGGTEQIAGHIYEGARNIYYAEMADPAIHLLSKSVIWDARGISKMFGLIGACLAMYHTAKPENKTRVKAILIPAVVTSFLAGVTEPIEFSFMFLAPLLFVVHAGLAGLSMVVLNILNVRAIGPNGFLDFLLYNVPLGVGKTHWPMYILVGIAFFFIYYVVFRALITLLNLKTVGREDDAKDVKLYSKKDFKEKEKSKATVKDVGNTGNNAVPAALIVSALGGEDNIESVTNCYTRLRTVLKDPSVVKEDVLKNETGASGLIVKGQNVQVVYGLQVTAVRKAVDAELGISDMDAELE; encoded by the coding sequence ATGAAGGAAAAAGTTATGAACGGACTTCAACGCTTTTCTAAAGCAATGTTTATTCCTGTTCTTATTCTTCCTATCGCTGGTATTTTAATTGCGATTGGTAACATTTTTACAAACCAAAAACTATTAGAAGCTGTTCCATTCTTAAATAATCCAATAACAACTGGATTTGGAACAATTCTTTCAGGATCTTTAGTTTCAATCCTGACTAACTTAGGTGTTATCTTCTGTGTTGGACTTGCAGTAGGTTTGGCAAAGAAGAAGAAAGCTGAAGCAGGATTTACAGCTCTATTAGCTTTCTTAGTTTTTATTAACGCAATGAATAAATTTATGGAACTCAATAAAACATTGATTTCTGCAAAAGACCTTCAAGGAACTGGTCAAACGATGGTTCTTGGAGTTCAAATATTAGACATGGGTGTTTTTCTAGGAATTATTCTTGGAATAATAGTTGGAATCGTTCATAACCGCTTTATTGATACAGAATTCAAGAGCGCATTTCAGATTTATGGTGGTTCAAGATTCGTATTTATCGTAATCATTCCAGTTACAGTACTTTTAGCTATCTTATTAACATATATTTGGCCAATTATTCAAACTGGAATTTCAAGTATGGGTGGATTCATTAAACAAACAGGTAATTTTGGAATTTTTCTATATGGTTCATTAGAAAGATTATTGATACCTACAGGTTTACACCATTTAGTTTATACACCGTTCTTATATACATCCCTTGGTGGTACAGAACAAATTGCCGGTCATATTTATGAAGGTGCAAGAAATATCTATTATGCAGAAATGGCTGATCCAGCAATTCATTTACTATCAAAATCAGTAATTTGGGATGCACGAGGTATTTCAAAAATGTTTGGTTTGATTGGTGCATGTCTTGCAATGTACCATACAGCAAAACCAGAAAATAAAACTAGAGTTAAGGCTATCTTGATTCCTGCAGTAGTTACATCATTTTTAGCAGGTGTTACAGAACCAATTGAATTTTCATTTATGTTCTTGGCTCCGCTATTATTCGTAGTTCATGCAGGTTTGGCTGGATTAAGTATGGTTGTTTTAAACATATTAAACGTTCGTGCTATTGGACCAAATGGTTTCTTAGACTTCTTATTGTATAACGTTCCATTGGGTGTCGGGAAAACCCACTGGCCAATGTACATATTAGTTGGTATCGCATTCTTTTTCATTTATTATGTTGTTTTTAGAGCATTAATAACACTGTTGAATCTGAAAACAGTAGGTAGAGAAGACGATGCTAAAGATGTAAAACTTTATTCGAAGAAAGATTTTAAAGAAAAAGAAAAATCAAAGGCAACTGTTAAGGACGTTGGTAATACAGGAAATAATGCAGTACCTGCCGCACTGATTGTTAGTGCCCTTGGTGGTGAAGATAACATTGAAAGTGTCACAAATTGCTATACAAGACTTAGAACGGTTCTTAAAGATCCATCGGTTGTTAAAGAGGATGTTCTTAAAAATGAGACTGGAGCAAGTGGTCTGATAGTAAAAGGACAAAATGTTCAGGTAGTTTATGGGTTACAAGTAACGGCTGTCAGAAAAGCTGTAGATGCTGAATTAGGTATTTCGGATATGGATGCTGAATTAGAATAA
- a CDS encoding MurR/RpiR family transcriptional regulator, protein MKYSKFKSVNNLTDNEQQVLDFLMENNTKVLNLGVRGVAKANFTSTSTVMRLAQKLGYSGFVEMHYKIAEYLNKSKDKVDRSAEAQAILSETPNSILENFAQILNKKDDNYIYIYATGFSATVAEYIYKKLLMLGKKCLISTGGDSIGVFENNLNNISALIVISKSGETRQVIDKIKMASDENIEVVSITGNNDNTVNYLSDLPIVCKDDYPSDDYNQFSNNFFPNVLFVFERIIRIYEQL, encoded by the coding sequence TTGAAATATTCTAAATTTAAAAGTGTAAATAATTTAACTGATAATGAACAGCAAGTATTAGATTTTCTTATGGAAAATAATACGAAAGTTTTAAATTTGGGGGTTCGTGGCGTTGCAAAGGCAAATTTCACGTCAACTTCGACCGTGATGCGGTTGGCACAAAAGTTAGGTTATTCTGGTTTTGTGGAAATGCATTATAAAATAGCTGAATATTTAAATAAGTCCAAAGATAAGGTAGATCGTTCTGCAGAAGCCCAAGCCATTTTATCGGAAACCCCAAACTCAATTTTGGAAAACTTTGCACAAATTCTAAATAAGAAAGACGATAATTATATATATATTTATGCAACTGGTTTTTCAGCAACAGTTGCCGAATATATTTATAAAAAGCTGTTAATGCTCGGCAAGAAATGTCTCATCTCGACTGGTGGAGACTCCATAGGTGTTTTTGAAAATAACCTAAATAATATCTCAGCGCTTATTGTCATATCCAAATCTGGAGAAACACGGCAAGTAATAGATAAGATAAAAATGGCTTCTGATGAAAATATAGAAGTTGTTAGTATAACAGGTAACAATGACAATACCGTTAATTATCTATCTGATCTACCTATCGTATGTAAAGACGATTACCCATCTGATGATTATAATCAATTTTCTAATAATTTTTTCCCAAATGTTTTGTTTGTATTTGAAAGAATAATTAGAATTTACGAGCAGTTATAG
- a CDS encoding MurR/RpiR family transcriptional regulator, whose amino-acid sequence MRTEELINKYSDRLTENDMDALSIILKNKNIIGSLNSKEISDFVYTSPAGLTRLAKKLNFNGFTEFKYFLKNDVEKSKDIAPNHMEILVNDMNDTLKLMKQTNLRPLVTAIHDANRVYVYGTGWGEKRAAELLARNFLAYDKPLFLIPSYTELLWVLNDITENDLLFIISFSGENKNLVKSLKKIRLKNVPYISITPLSNNTLSSSATYNLYYSNTNLNISDVPGTEYNYFSPLELVADALFRYYMDTYSK is encoded by the coding sequence ATGAGAACTGAAGAACTTATAAATAAATATTCTGATCGATTGACTGAGAATGACATGGATGCGCTTTCCATCATTCTAAAAAACAAAAATATAATTGGAAGTTTAAATTCAAAAGAAATAAGCGATTTCGTTTATACTTCTCCTGCAGGGTTAACAAGACTGGCGAAAAAATTAAATTTTAATGGATTTACGGAATTTAAATATTTTTTAAAAAATGATGTTGAAAAATCAAAAGATATCGCTCCTAATCACATGGAAATCTTAGTAAATGATATGAACGACACTCTTAAATTAATGAAACAAACAAACCTTCGTCCTCTGGTTACCGCGATACATGATGCTAATAGAGTTTATGTGTATGGTACTGGATGGGGAGAAAAAAGAGCAGCGGAATTATTAGCAAGAAATTTTTTAGCGTATGATAAACCACTATTTCTAATTCCATCTTATACAGAACTGTTATGGGTATTAAACGATATAACGGAAAACGATCTTTTATTTATTATTTCCTTCAGTGGAGAAAATAAGAACCTTGTAAAAAGTTTAAAAAAAATAAGGCTTAAGAATGTACCCTACATTTCTATAACACCTCTTTCGAATAATACTCTATCATCGAGTGCTACGTATAATCTGTATTACAGCAATACAAATCTAAATATTTCTGATGTACCTGGAACAGAATATAACTATTTTTCTCCATTAGAATTAGTTGCAGATGCACTTTTTAGATATTATATGGATACGTATTCCAAATAA
- a CDS encoding maltose-6'-phosphate glucosidase translates to MKKENLHVTIAGGGSTYTPGITQAVLNNLDRFPMTKLTLYDIDEERNEDMLLIIDYMLKTTGHDDIELNATLNPKEAFTGCDFVFSQIRVGGMEMREKDEKIPLKYGLVGQETCGVGGFSYGLRSIKGLLGVVGFVQEYAPDAWILNYTNPETLIAESIRRAYPKAKMINACDMTISIEETMARNFGYDRKNWICQYYGLNHFGWYTEIYDKELERDVMPELIEKLKKKPMKIASFNKGDQSWQDAWNKLSKILNLFPDYLPNNYLEYYFFPDIVVEETDPNYTRANMVMDGRLKHTKDMANEIRNNEDGNILDFDFGEHGQYIVDMATSILNDSHDRFMLILPNHGAIPNLRDDAAVEIPAYVGRKGAEPISMRHNIPDFHKGLMEAQNAAEKLLVDGYFEGSYQKVLQAFTLNQTVPSADKAKLALDDLIIANKNYWPELH, encoded by the coding sequence ATGAAAAAAGAAAATTTACACGTAACAATTGCAGGAGGAGGTAGTACATATACTCCTGGAATAACACAAGCTGTTTTAAATAACTTAGACCGATTCCCTATGACTAAACTAACTTTGTATGATATTGATGAAGAAAGAAATGAAGACATGTTATTAATTATCGATTACATGTTAAAAACAACTGGACATGATGATATTGAACTAAACGCAACCCTGAATCCAAAGGAGGCATTTACAGGATGTGATTTTGTATTCTCTCAAATCCGTGTTGGTGGAATGGAAATGCGCGAAAAAGATGAAAAAATACCATTAAAATATGGATTGGTTGGTCAAGAAACTTGTGGTGTTGGTGGATTCTCGTATGGATTAAGATCTATTAAAGGTTTATTAGGAGTGGTTGGGTTTGTACAAGAATATGCTCCCGATGCATGGATTTTAAATTATACAAATCCGGAGACCTTAATTGCCGAATCAATTAGAAGAGCATATCCAAAAGCAAAAATGATAAATGCATGTGATATGACTATCTCTATTGAAGAAACTATGGCACGTAATTTTGGGTACGACCGAAAAAATTGGATCTGTCAATATTATGGACTAAACCATTTTGGATGGTATACAGAAATTTATGATAAAGAATTAGAACGCGATGTTATGCCTGAGTTAATTGAAAAGTTGAAAAAAAAGCCGATGAAGATTGCATCCTTTAATAAAGGCGATCAGTCATGGCAAGATGCATGGAATAAACTCTCAAAAATTTTGAACCTATTTCCAGATTATCTTCCTAACAATTACTTAGAATACTATTTCTTCCCAGATATTGTAGTCGAAGAGACGGATCCTAATTATACAAGAGCAAACATGGTTATGGATGGAAGATTAAAGCATACAAAAGATATGGCAAACGAAATTAGAAATAATGAGGATGGAAATATTTTAGATTTTGATTTTGGTGAGCATGGTCAATATATTGTTGACATGGCTACATCAATTTTGAATGACAGTCATGATAGATTCATGTTGATTTTGCCAAACCATGGAGCTATCCCTAATTTAAGGGATGATGCTGCTGTCGAAATTCCAGCTTATGTAGGTCGTAAGGGTGCAGAACCAATTTCAATGCGTCATAATATTCCAGACTTCCATAAGGGATTAATGGAAGCACAAAATGCCGCAGAAAAGCTATTAGTTGATGGATATTTTGAAGGATCATACCAAAAGGTACTGCAAGCATTTACTTTGAATCAAACGGTTCCTTCTGCTGACAAAGCAAAACTAGCACTCGATGATTTGATAATCGCAAATAAAAATTATTGGCCAGAACTGCATTAA
- a CDS encoding gluconokinase: MDYFIGVDIGTTSTKSEIFDAKGNLVGKSQKVYKIYQDIPDMAEEDPKDIFNAVLATLNQVIQAAAISPKSIKFISFSSAMHSLLLMDKNNEPLSRIYTWADNRSAKSIEDFKDSKEGFDIYKKTGVPIHAMTPWSKLIWLKKTNPALFDATARFVDIKSYLFFKFFGEYSVDYSIASGSGLLNISTLDWDDEILKRLGINRKQLPKLVDTNTIFKNLTNEVKNKLLVSKNTSFVIGAADGPLSNLGLGAIKDGDIAITVGTSGAIRKVVNKPIIDPDSKLFCYYLSRNKWVIGGATNNGGNIFQWLKNNVLSTPNNQFDSKQINRIANTVSPGSNGVLFYPYLSGERAPTWNTNAKGSFIGLNRTHTNAHMARSAMEGTIYNLYSILLMVESLSGSAKKVMAAGGFAKSELWKHIMSDVFETPIIVPDNFESSCLGAVLIGMDAVNIVSNNFYDSGNNKVSTYEPNKENFEVYRRLYPLWVQVGNVLEVEYDKITQIQNEING; the protein is encoded by the coding sequence ATGGATTATTTTATTGGCGTAGATATTGGAACAACAAGTACTAAAAGTGAAATATTTGATGCTAAAGGAAATCTAGTTGGAAAAAGTCAGAAGGTTTATAAAATATATCAAGACATCCCCGATATGGCTGAAGAGGACCCTAAAGATATCTTCAACGCTGTTTTGGCGACATTAAATCAAGTAATTCAGGCTGCCGCTATTAGTCCTAAATCAATCAAATTTATTTCCTTTTCTTCGGCAATGCACAGTTTATTATTAATGGATAAAAATAATGAACCACTATCTAGAATTTATACGTGGGCAGATAATAGAAGTGCTAAATCAATTGAAGATTTCAAAGATTCTAAAGAAGGATTTGATATTTATAAAAAAACTGGGGTTCCTATTCATGCAATGACACCTTGGTCAAAACTAATTTGGTTAAAAAAAACAAACCCAGCTTTATTTGATGCTACTGCAAGGTTTGTTGATATAAAAAGTTATTTATTTTTTAAATTTTTCGGTGAATATTCGGTAGACTATTCAATTGCTTCTGGTAGTGGTTTGTTGAATATTTCAACACTCGATTGGGATGATGAAATTTTAAAGCGGCTAGGTATAAATAGAAAACAGCTTCCCAAGCTTGTAGATACAAATACAATTTTTAAAAATTTAACAAATGAAGTAAAAAACAAATTGCTTGTGTCAAAAAATACTTCGTTCGTAATTGGTGCTGCAGATGGGCCACTATCCAACTTAGGGTTAGGAGCAATCAAAGATGGAGACATTGCAATAACTGTTGGAACTAGTGGAGCTATACGCAAGGTTGTTAATAAACCAATAATTGATCCAGATAGTAAGTTGTTTTGCTATTATCTTAGTCGAAATAAGTGGGTAATAGGCGGTGCAACAAATAATGGTGGAAATATATTCCAGTGGTTAAAGAATAATGTATTAAGTACTCCAAATAATCAATTTGATAGCAAACAAATTAACCGAATTGCCAATACTGTTTCTCCAGGTTCAAACGGTGTATTATTTTATCCCTATTTGAGCGGCGAGCGCGCCCCTACATGGAATACAAACGCTAAAGGCTCTTTCATTGGCTTAAATAGAACACATACAAATGCACATATGGCACGTTCCGCAATGGAGGGTACCATATATAACCTCTATTCAATATTACTAATGGTCGAAAGTCTTTCTGGGAGTGCTAAAAAAGTTATGGCGGCTGGAGGTTTTGCTAAATCAGAATTGTGGAAACATATCATGAGTGATGTGTTTGAGACGCCTATTATTGTTCCTGATAATTTTGAAAGTTCCTGTTTAGGTGCGGTATTGATTGGAATGGATGCAGTAAATATAGTTTCAAACAATTTTTACGACTCTGGAAATAATAAGGTAAGTACCTATGAGCCTAACAAGGAAAACTTTGAAGTTTATAGAAGACTGTATCCATTGTGGGTTCAAGTAGGGAATGTTCTAGAAGTTGAATACGATAAAATTACACAAATACAAAACGAAATCAACGGTTAA